One Fibrobacter sp. UWB16 DNA window includes the following coding sequences:
- a CDS encoding PHP domain-containing protein has product MQKMFSTIITENGGYADLHMHTKLSDGTLSVDELLMLCKRKGLRCISITDHDNLDSYKLAEEPAKEIGLEIIPGIEISAVWQGKDIHILGYFCDPTNLALNMELEDFAKQRIARVKAIIKKLNALGIGITFEKVHSYCKGKIIGRPHIAMSLVDEEYISNFSEAFTKYLGDGCIAFVEKKGLNPQETIRLIENAGGIAVLAHPYKSGLSDQFIENMVEWGIQGMEVYSPAQKGAVGRKYKEMAQRFGLVGTGGSDFHTENGTYPPGCMKMPYTVVQALRERREKSRAEWF; this is encoded by the coding sequence ATGCAAAAGATGTTTTCGACAATCATCACCGAAAACGGCGGCTATGCAGACTTGCACATGCACACCAAGCTCTCCGACGGCACCCTGTCCGTTGACGAGTTGCTCATGCTTTGCAAGCGCAAGGGACTTCGTTGCATATCCATTACGGATCACGACAATCTCGATAGCTACAAGCTCGCCGAAGAGCCTGCCAAAGAAATCGGCCTCGAAATCATCCCGGGGATTGAAATTTCTGCCGTGTGGCAGGGCAAGGACATCCACATTCTCGGTTACTTCTGCGACCCGACAAACCTCGCCTTGAACATGGAACTCGAGGATTTCGCCAAGCAGCGCATTGCCCGCGTAAAGGCAATTATCAAGAAGCTGAACGCGCTTGGCATCGGCATCACGTTCGAAAAGGTGCATTCGTACTGCAAGGGCAAAATCATTGGACGCCCGCACATTGCGATGTCGCTCGTCGATGAAGAATACATCTCAAACTTCTCCGAAGCGTTCACGAAGTACCTCGGTGACGGTTGCATCGCCTTTGTCGAAAAGAAAGGCCTTAACCCCCAAGAAACAATTCGACTGATTGAAAATGCCGGAGGCATTGCCGTACTCGCCCACCCGTACAAGTCTGGGCTCAGCGACCAGTTCATCGAGAACATGGTGGAATGGGGCATCCAGGGCATGGAAGTCTACAGCCCGGCACAAAAAGGCGCTGTTGGCCGCAAATACAAGGAAATGGCACAAAGGTTCGGACTTGTGGGCACTGGCGGTTCCGACTTCCACACCGAAAACGGGACTTACCCCCCAGGTTGCATGAAAATGCCCTACACCGTCGTCCAGGCACTCCGAGAAAGGCGCGAAAAATCTCGTGCAGAATGGTTCTAA
- a CDS encoding calcium/sodium antiporter, which produces MILSIAAIVVGLVLLVWSADWFVDGAVGVAHFFGMSTFLIGMVIVGFGTSAPEMVVSVLSALNNTPQLALGNAYGSNIANIALILGVTALIIPVVVQKQAMSRDIPILIAMTVLTVFLLIDGNVSRMDGIVLLLAFVAIMAFNIMSELRQKRKRKKTAAADDLDSEYGSAEKVSIVSSSLLLLMGLLLLIVSSRMLVWGAVNVAQALGVSDLLIGLTIVAVGTSLPELASSIAAARRGENDLAVGNVIGSNIFNTLVVVGLASVIAPIQAADPEVMSRDVPIMSALTLLLFLMSFPFLKRKRKKGGQFGFGRIGGALLLSLYVAYLVLLGIQAA; this is translated from the coding sequence ATGATTCTATCTATTGCGGCCATTGTCGTGGGCCTTGTTCTTCTGGTCTGGAGTGCAGACTGGTTTGTGGATGGGGCCGTCGGCGTGGCCCATTTTTTTGGCATGAGCACATTCCTTATCGGGATGGTGATTGTCGGTTTTGGAACATCTGCGCCGGAGATGGTCGTTTCAGTTTTGTCTGCGTTGAATAATACTCCGCAGCTTGCTCTTGGAAACGCTTATGGCTCCAATATTGCAAACATTGCGCTAATCCTTGGCGTAACGGCGCTTATTATTCCCGTGGTCGTACAAAAGCAGGCGATGTCGCGTGATATCCCGATTCTCATCGCGATGACTGTTTTGACGGTCTTTTTGCTTATTGACGGGAATGTTTCGCGTATGGATGGTATCGTCTTGTTGCTTGCGTTTGTGGCAATTATGGCGTTTAACATCATGAGTGAATTGAGGCAAAAGCGCAAACGAAAAAAAACTGCAGCGGCAGATGATTTAGACTCGGAATACGGCTCTGCAGAAAAGGTTTCTATCGTCAGTTCCTCGTTGCTTTTGCTGATGGGACTTTTGCTTTTGATCGTAAGTTCGCGAATGCTTGTGTGGGGCGCTGTAAATGTCGCTCAGGCATTGGGTGTGAGTGATTTGCTCATCGGGCTTACAATTGTTGCTGTGGGGACTTCTCTCCCTGAATTGGCAAGTTCGATTGCTGCGGCACGCCGTGGCGAGAATGATCTTGCCGTTGGAAACGTAATTGGTTCCAATATTTTTAACACGCTTGTCGTGGTCGGGCTTGCATCTGTCATTGCTCCGATTCAGGCGGCTGATCCAGAAGTGATGAGCCGTGATGTGCCGATCATGTCGGCACTGACGCTTTTGCTGTTCTTGATGAGTTTCCCATTCCTGAAGCGCAAGCGTAAAAAAGGCGGCCAGTTTGGTTTTGGACGCATTGGGGGAGCGCTTCTCCTAAGCTTGTATGTTGCGTATCTTGTGTTGCTCGGAATTCAGGCTGCTTAA
- a CDS encoding porin family protein — protein sequence MNLKCTGILAALAVSAAMAQNAAPAETAVSAAPTAAPAQEASAEAAPAVQAAPQDKFTAVEQELAPENLFAEPSAVRGADAAKPVAQKTTTKKFVYQPVYSPADVETSGAVVKTIYVTEAPTADSTDMDKLRGLVPLNFTFGVQGFIGGAFLMGDNGRYEYDDYSGLAWSAGAFALFPLDEYNMAIKAGVMFEHDKVLNTYNYVYNQAYGEYRVTFSQYRISLPILLSLKSARSSIFFDVGVQPSFATADKFKLKASDKSVNIKEDMMDNDCRSAIDWSIVFGLGIRANRYVGFDARFTWGINNQYEDYNGWAVNNLSSKSFTVGATFYAF from the coding sequence ATGAATCTGAAATGTACTGGAATTTTGGCAGCTCTTGCGGTTTCTGCCGCTATGGCTCAAAATGCTGCACCTGCTGAAACGGCTGTTTCCGCAGCTCCGACTGCAGCTCCTGCTCAAGAAGCCTCTGCTGAGGCCGCTCCTGCAGTACAGGCTGCTCCGCAAGATAAGTTTACCGCCGTCGAACAGGAACTTGCTCCTGAAAATCTGTTTGCAGAACCTTCTGCCGTTCGTGGGGCCGACGCAGCAAAGCCTGTCGCCCAAAAGACAACGACCAAAAAGTTTGTCTACCAGCCGGTTTATTCCCCTGCGGATGTCGAAACGAGTGGCGCTGTCGTGAAGACCATCTATGTGACTGAAGCTCCTACTGCCGATTCGACCGATATGGACAAACTACGTGGCCTTGTCCCGCTGAACTTTACGTTCGGTGTCCAGGGCTTTATTGGTGGCGCGTTCCTTATGGGCGATAACGGCCGCTATGAATATGACGATTATTCGGGCTTGGCCTGGAGTGCAGGTGCTTTTGCACTCTTCCCGTTGGATGAATACAACATGGCTATTAAGGCTGGTGTCATGTTCGAACACGACAAGGTGCTCAACACCTATAATTACGTTTATAATCAAGCTTATGGCGAATATCGTGTAACGTTTAGCCAGTATCGCATTTCTCTTCCGATACTCCTCTCCTTGAAGAGTGCTAGATCCAGCATCTTCTTTGATGTGGGTGTCCAGCCGTCTTTTGCGACTGCAGACAAGTTTAAGCTGAAGGCTTCGGATAAGTCCGTGAATATCAAGGAAGACATGATGGATAACGACTGCCGTTCGGCTATCGACTGGTCTATCGTATTTGGCCTGGGTATCCGTGCTAACCGTTATGTCGGTTTTGACGCTCGCTTTACTTGGGGCATCAACAACCAGTACGAAGATTATAACGGATGGGCTGTCAACAACCTGTCTTCTAAGTCGTTCACCGTCGGTGCAACTTTCTACGCATTCTAG
- a CDS encoding M17 family metallopeptidase, with amino-acid sequence MKTNIVSTASGKANAYALFFVKKSVQFSNALSESAEKQVESVLNGMEEGPFEDLEFLEIDNQPTIFVNAAKERGLSSLDHLRMAAYRLAKKASKRQIPVVSIMLADAAPEQFKSILHGLHYASYNFDAYKSKKKEAFQVTYELVAGDQTAEFKKIADTVAIEHKAIVLAKNLINTSASDLTPAEFVENANTIAKYTPGLSIKVRNMKQLEKEGFMGHVTVGKGSSHEPYMITLSYDGSKSARGKATAKSANKNARTSADHLVFVGKGLTFDTGGLCLKPPKSMPEMISDMSGAATVLAAIQAIATLELPIKVSAVCCLAENAIGNKSVLPGDIFTAKNGKTVMVDNTDAEGRLVLSDGLAEAGLIGATHIIDLATLTGAMVRALGYAVAGFFSNDDDLALKVINCGEACCEKFWSMPLEEEYADALKDHFADLKNTGSDAGAIAAALFLQEFVPENTAWAHWDIAGTAFVSKSWKYTDFGATGFGVQTLIELARRMSGVVCEEAANKDTDGEYVAVEA; translated from the coding sequence ATGAAAACAAATATTGTATCTACAGCTTCGGGCAAAGCGAATGCATACGCCCTCTTTTTCGTGAAGAAATCTGTCCAGTTTTCCAACGCCCTTTCGGAAAGCGCAGAAAAGCAAGTTGAATCCGTCTTGAACGGTATGGAAGAGGGTCCGTTCGAAGACTTAGAGTTTTTGGAAATCGACAACCAGCCGACCATTTTTGTAAACGCCGCCAAGGAACGCGGCCTCTCGTCGCTCGACCACTTGCGCATGGCCGCCTACCGCCTCGCCAAGAAAGCAAGCAAGCGCCAGATTCCTGTCGTATCGATCATGCTTGCCGATGCAGCCCCGGAACAGTTCAAGAGCATTTTGCACGGTCTCCACTATGCAAGCTACAACTTTGACGCCTACAAGAGCAAAAAGAAAGAAGCCTTCCAGGTTACATACGAACTCGTCGCTGGTGATCAAACGGCCGAATTCAAGAAAATAGCCGACACCGTCGCTATCGAGCACAAGGCCATTGTCCTTGCCAAGAACCTCATCAACACAAGCGCCTCTGACCTTACGCCTGCTGAATTTGTCGAAAACGCAAATACCATTGCCAAGTACACTCCGGGCCTTTCGATCAAGGTTCGCAACATGAAGCAACTCGAAAAAGAAGGCTTCATGGGCCACGTGACCGTTGGCAAGGGCAGCTCGCATGAACCGTACATGATTACGCTCAGCTACGATGGAAGCAAGAGCGCTCGCGGTAAGGCTACTGCTAAAAGCGCGAATAAAAATGCGCGCACGTCCGCAGACCACTTGGTATTTGTCGGCAAAGGCCTCACGTTTGATACGGGCGGTCTCTGCCTCAAGCCACCTAAATCCATGCCCGAGATGATCAGCGACATGAGCGGAGCCGCAACAGTGCTTGCCGCCATCCAGGCCATCGCAACGCTTGAACTCCCGATCAAGGTGAGCGCAGTGTGCTGCCTCGCCGAAAACGCCATCGGCAACAAGTCCGTATTGCCGGGCGACATCTTTACCGCCAAGAACGGAAAGACCGTGATGGTTGACAATACGGATGCTGAAGGCCGCTTGGTTCTCTCGGACGGCCTTGCCGAAGCAGGCCTCATCGGAGCAACGCACATTATCGATCTCGCGACACTTACGGGAGCCATGGTTCGCGCACTCGGTTACGCTGTTGCCGGATTCTTCAGCAATGACGACGATCTCGCCTTGAAGGTCATCAACTGCGGCGAAGCCTGCTGCGAAAAGTTCTGGAGCATGCCGCTCGAAGAAGAATACGCCGACGCATTGAAGGATCATTTCGCCGACCTCAAGAACACCGGAAGCGACGCCGGCGCCATTGCCGCCGCCCTCTTCTTGCAGGAATTCGTTCCTGAAAACACAGCTTGGGCACACTGGGATATCGCAGGTACAGCATTTGTAAGCAAGAGCTGGAAGTACACCGACTTCGGTGCAACCGGCTTTGGCGTACAAACGCTTATCGAACTTGCAAGACGCATGTCCGGCGTAGTTTGCGAAGAAGCCGCAAACAAAGATACAGATGGCGAATATGTCGCTGTAGAAGCATAA
- the guaA gene encoding glutamine-hydrolyzing GMP synthase — protein sequence MKNVDTIAVLDFGGQYAHLIANRVRRLGVFTEIHSPAAPVSELEGVKGIIYSGGPSSVYAADAPEYNPEILNLPVPKLGICYGHQLIAQQLGGHVEPGKVKEYGIADLIVGDEKCPLLKGLPKASPMWMSHGDQVTKLPEGYKIVASTKDCEIAAVAFDSDKPERQIFGIQFHPEVTHSKFGMKLLENFVDFTGAKKTWNMKSYLPLITQRIKDQVKDRKVFLLVSGGVDSTVAFVLLNRVLGPEKVLGLHVDNGMMRLGESQKIMDFLTKEGMNNLKIRDASEHFLAKLKGVTAPETKRGIIGKEFLTVKDEEMAKLNLDPNEWMMAQGTIYPDTIESGGTKNADKIKTHHNRVQEVLDLMEKGLVLEPLADLYKDEVRALGEELGIPHNLVWRHPFPGPGLGVRLLCSEGKLTNDMVKFEDVKDTAGQSLADYLKANNIAGRMLPIKSVGVQGDGRTYAQPFLITTPGLSWKDCEKFSTELANRFKAINRVIYQIGSIADEDPKLVEQYATRENFDTLRKFDNICTEFLQANDLYEKIWQMPVVLVPLRTANKPCIVMRPVNSTEAMTANFAEIDQGMLAGLWRKFEAEGAGSLWYDVTHKPPGTIEWE from the coding sequence ATGAAAAACGTTGATACTATTGCCGTTTTGGACTTTGGTGGGCAGTACGCTCACTTGATTGCCAACCGTGTACGCCGTCTCGGCGTGTTTACCGAAATCCACTCCCCTGCCGCCCCGGTTTCTGAACTCGAAGGTGTGAAGGGCATCATTTACAGTGGTGGTCCGTCCAGCGTTTATGCTGCAGACGCTCCGGAATACAATCCTGAAATATTGAACCTCCCGGTGCCGAAGCTCGGTATCTGCTACGGTCACCAGCTCATCGCCCAGCAGTTGGGCGGTCACGTGGAACCGGGCAAAGTCAAGGAATACGGCATTGCAGACCTTATCGTCGGCGATGAAAAGTGCCCGCTTTTGAAGGGTCTCCCGAAGGCATCCCCGATGTGGATGAGCCACGGTGACCAGGTCACGAAGCTTCCTGAAGGCTACAAGATCGTGGCCAGCACCAAGGACTGCGAAATCGCAGCCGTTGCATTCGATAGCGACAAGCCTGAACGCCAGATTTTCGGCATCCAGTTCCATCCAGAAGTCACGCACAGCAAGTTCGGCATGAAGTTGCTCGAAAACTTCGTCGACTTTACGGGAGCCAAGAAGACTTGGAACATGAAGAGCTATCTGCCGCTCATTACGCAGCGCATCAAAGACCAGGTCAAGGACCGCAAGGTGTTCTTGCTCGTGTCTGGCGGTGTGGACTCCACGGTGGCATTCGTGCTCTTGAACCGTGTACTCGGACCGGAAAAGGTTCTCGGCTTGCATGTGGATAACGGCATGATGCGCCTCGGCGAATCCCAGAAGATTATGGACTTCCTCACGAAGGAAGGTATGAACAACCTCAAGATCCGCGACGCCAGCGAACACTTCCTTGCCAAGCTCAAGGGCGTAACCGCTCCAGAAACCAAGCGCGGCATTATCGGTAAGGAATTCCTGACGGTCAAGGACGAGGAAATGGCTAAGCTCAACCTCGATCCGAACGAATGGATGATGGCTCAGGGCACCATCTACCCCGACACCATCGAAAGCGGCGGCACCAAGAACGCTGACAAGATCAAGACGCACCACAACCGCGTGCAAGAAGTTCTGGACCTCATGGAAAAGGGCCTTGTGCTCGAACCGCTCGCTGACTTGTACAAGGACGAAGTCCGTGCCCTCGGCGAAGAACTCGGCATTCCGCACAACCTCGTGTGGCGCCACCCGTTCCCGGGGCCGGGTCTCGGTGTTCGTTTGCTCTGCAGCGAAGGCAAACTCACGAACGATATGGTGAAGTTCGAAGACGTGAAGGACACCGCAGGTCAGTCCCTCGCCGATTACCTCAAGGCAAACAACATTGCTGGCCGCATGCTCCCAATTAAGAGCGTGGGCGTTCAGGGTGACGGTCGTACTTACGCACAGCCGTTCCTCATCACGACTCCGGGCTTAAGCTGGAAGGATTGCGAAAAGTTCTCCACCGAACTTGCCAACCGCTTCAAGGCCATCAACCGCGTGATTTACCAGATTGGTAGCATCGCCGATGAAGATCCGAAGCTTGTCGAACAGTACGCCACCCGCGAAAACTTCGATACGCTCCGCAAGTTCGACAACATCTGTACCGAATTCTTGCAGGCGAACGACTTGTACGAAAAGATCTGGCAGATGCCAGTCGTGCTCGTTCCGCTCCGCACGGCTAACAAGCCCTGCATCGTGATGCGCCCGGTGAACTCCACCGAAGCCATGACGGCAAACTTCGCCGAAATCGACCAGGGCATGCTCGCTGGTCTCTGGCGCAAGTTCGAAGCCGAAGGCGCAGGCTCCCTGTGGTACGACGTGACGCACAAGCCGCCTGGAACCATTGAGTGGGAATAA
- a CDS encoding multidrug efflux SMR transporter, translated as MYYLMLLLAIVCETAGTTLLKFSEQFTRVVPTVASLICYVASLYFLSVCLKVIPIAVAYAIWSALGVALITIIGIVAFKQVPDIGAYIGLLLIVSGVVVLNLFSKMDVH; from the coding sequence TTGTACTATTTAATGCTTTTGCTTGCGATTGTCTGCGAAACGGCGGGGACAACGCTTTTGAAATTTTCGGAACAGTTCACGCGTGTTGTGCCGACGGTAGCTTCGCTCATTTGCTATGTGGCATCCCTTTATTTCTTGAGCGTTTGCCTAAAAGTCATCCCAATTGCGGTCGCTTATGCGATTTGGTCTGCGCTTGGGGTTGCTTTAATTACTATAATCGGAATTGTAGCCTTTAAACAGGTGCCAGATATTGGTGCTTATATTGGCTTGCTCCTGATTGTTTCGGGAGTCGTTGTGTTGAACCTGTTCTCTAAAATGGATGTGCACTGA